Proteins encoded together in one Synechococcus sp. A15-62 window:
- the thrS gene encoding threonine--tRNA ligase: MSSAAATTPAPSAPVVLPKTSESDQLLKIRHSMSHVMAMAVQQLFPKARVTIGPWTETGFYYDFDNPDPFTEADLKAIKKGMIKIINKKLPLQRVEVSRNEAEEKIKAQNEPYKLEILEGLQEPITLYTLGEDWWDLCAGPHVDHTGQLNAKAFELESVAGAYWRGDETKAQLQRIYGTAWETPEQLAEHKRRKEEALRRDHRRIGKDLDLFSIEDEAGAGLVFWHPRGARMRLLIEEFWRQAHFEGGYELLYTPHVADISLWKTSGHLDFYAESMFGPMEVDEREYQLKPMNCPFHVLTYASKLRSYRELPIRWAELGTVYRYERPGVMHGLMRVRGFTQDDAHVFCLPEQISDEILKILDLTERILSTFDFSNYEINLSTRPEKSIGEDAVWDLATKGLIEALERKGWAYKIDEGGGAFYGPKIDLKIEDAIGRMWQCSTIQLDFNLPERFELDYIAADGSKQRPIMIHRAIFGSLERFFGIMTENYAGDYPFWLAPEQVRLLPVTDEVQPYAEQLLDQLTKAGVRATVDRSGDRLGKLIRTGEQMKIPVLAVIGAKEAEQNAVSLRSRHDGDLGVTAVSDLLSAAQTANSERAAGLELNR, from the coding sequence GTGAGCAGCGCTGCAGCAACCACCCCAGCCCCTTCAGCACCGGTGGTTCTGCCCAAGACCAGCGAAAGCGATCAACTGCTGAAGATTCGGCACTCCATGAGCCATGTGATGGCCATGGCTGTGCAGCAGTTGTTTCCTAAGGCACGCGTCACCATCGGCCCCTGGACCGAAACAGGTTTCTATTACGACTTCGACAATCCCGATCCCTTTACGGAGGCCGACCTGAAGGCCATCAAGAAGGGGATGATCAAAATCATCAATAAGAAGCTGCCCCTTCAGCGGGTTGAAGTAAGCCGCAACGAGGCCGAGGAAAAAATCAAAGCCCAGAACGAGCCCTACAAGCTCGAGATTCTTGAGGGACTGCAGGAACCGATCACCCTTTACACCCTTGGAGAGGACTGGTGGGACCTTTGTGCCGGCCCCCACGTGGATCACACCGGCCAACTCAATGCCAAGGCCTTCGAGCTGGAAAGCGTCGCAGGCGCTTACTGGCGAGGCGATGAAACCAAAGCGCAGCTGCAACGCATCTACGGCACGGCCTGGGAGACCCCGGAACAGCTGGCGGAGCACAAACGCCGCAAGGAAGAAGCGCTTCGCCGCGACCATCGCCGCATCGGCAAAGACCTCGACCTCTTCTCCATCGAGGATGAGGCCGGGGCTGGCCTGGTGTTCTGGCACCCCCGCGGTGCCCGCATGCGCCTGTTGATCGAGGAGTTCTGGCGCCAGGCCCACTTCGAGGGCGGATACGAGCTCCTTTACACCCCCCACGTGGCGGACATCAGCCTCTGGAAGACCTCAGGCCACCTCGACTTCTACGCCGAGAGCATGTTTGGCCCGATGGAGGTGGACGAGCGGGAGTACCAGCTCAAGCCGATGAACTGCCCGTTCCACGTGCTCACCTACGCCAGCAAACTGCGCAGCTACCGGGAACTGCCCATCCGCTGGGCGGAGCTGGGAACGGTGTATCGCTACGAGCGGCCCGGTGTGATGCACGGTCTGATGCGGGTGCGGGGCTTCACCCAGGACGATGCCCATGTGTTCTGCCTGCCGGAGCAGATCAGCGACGAGATCCTGAAGATCCTCGATCTCACCGAACGGATCCTCTCCACCTTCGATTTCAGCAACTACGAGATCAATCTCTCCACCCGCCCAGAGAAGTCCATCGGCGAAGACGCCGTCTGGGACCTGGCCACCAAGGGACTGATTGAGGCCCTGGAGCGCAAGGGTTGGGCTTACAAAATCGATGAGGGCGGCGGTGCCTTCTACGGCCCGAAAATCGACCTCAAGATCGAAGACGCCATCGGCCGGATGTGGCAGTGCTCCACCATCCAGTTGGATTTCAACTTGCCGGAACGGTTCGAGCTCGACTACATCGCCGCCGACGGCAGCAAGCAGCGGCCGATCATGATCCACCGCGCCATCTTCGGTTCGCTGGAGCGGTTCTTCGGGATCATGACCGAGAACTACGCCGGCGATTACCCCTTCTGGCTGGCCCCCGAGCAGGTGCGTCTGCTGCCGGTCACCGACGAGGTGCAGCCCTACGCGGAGCAGCTGCTCGATCAGCTCACCAAGGCTGGTGTTCGCGCCACCGTCGACCGCAGCGGCGACCGGCTCGGCAAATTGATCCGCACCGGCGAACAGATGAAGATCCCTGTGTTGGCAGTGATCGGTGCCAAGGAAGCGGAGCAGAACGCCGTGAGCCTGCGCAGCCGACATGACGGTGATCTCGGGGTTACAGCAGTGTCCGACCTTCTCAGTGCTGCCCAGACGGCCAACAGCGAGCGCGCAGCAGGCCTGGAGCTGAACCGATGA
- a CDS encoding DUF2605 family protein translates to MGETRGQHVGESTNREAGALLDELLSSLLDDFEHWFQRGEELLQACPEEVMPREERQRMEERLQDGKKAIAATRSLVAASTQPMAVSMEVMSPWHGLVTEVWALAARLGSSRSTQAPS, encoded by the coding sequence ATGGGCGAGACCCGAGGGCAACACGTGGGTGAGTCAACCAATCGGGAAGCTGGCGCACTCTTGGATGAGTTGCTGTCTTCCCTTCTCGATGACTTCGAGCACTGGTTTCAGCGGGGCGAGGAGCTTCTGCAGGCCTGTCCGGAGGAGGTGATGCCGCGGGAGGAGCGTCAGCGCATGGAGGAGCGGTTGCAGGACGGCAAGAAGGCCATTGCTGCAACGCGATCACTTGTTGCTGCATCAACGCAGCCCATGGCGGTCTCCATGGAGGTTATGAGCCCGTGGCATGGCCTGGTCACGGAGGTGTGGGCTCTGGCCGCGAGGTTGGGGTCGTCCCGCTCGACTCAGGCACCCAGTTGA
- a CDS encoding glycoside hydrolase family 104 protein, which translates to MHRLFSVFSPATRWSRPVVGAALTAGLVLSAGAKQPIQNAEAPAEQAEQSATSSRATLSFGKEGGRYELTPERRALLNTIRYAEGTWKDGEDKGYRIMYGGGQFQDLSRHPERVIVKRYTSAAAGAYQFLPKTWKGVAKELRLSSFEPRHQDQAALHLVERRGALKEIDRQGLTKNAMAKLAPEWASFPTWTGRSAYGQPVKSHQELASFYSSNLRELRNQLGA; encoded by the coding sequence GTGCATCGTCTTTTTTCTGTGTTCAGCCCAGCCACACGTTGGAGCCGGCCTGTGGTCGGTGCAGCCCTGACTGCAGGATTGGTGCTGTCCGCAGGAGCCAAACAGCCGATCCAGAACGCAGAGGCGCCTGCAGAACAGGCTGAGCAAAGCGCCACCAGCAGCCGCGCCACCCTGTCCTTCGGCAAGGAGGGCGGTCGTTATGAGCTGACGCCTGAGCGACGCGCCCTGCTCAACACCATTCGCTACGCCGAGGGAACCTGGAAGGACGGCGAAGACAAGGGCTATCGGATCATGTACGGGGGAGGGCAGTTTCAGGACCTCTCACGCCATCCCGAGCGGGTGATCGTGAAGCGCTACACCAGCGCCGCTGCCGGGGCTTATCAATTTCTGCCCAAGACCTGGAAAGGAGTGGCGAAGGAACTCAGGCTGAGCAGCTTCGAACCCAGGCACCAGGATCAGGCCGCTCTGCACCTTGTTGAGCGCCGGGGTGCTCTCAAAGAAATTGACCGACAGGGCCTGACCAAGAACGCCATGGCAAAGCTGGCTCCGGAATGGGCATCCTTCCCCACCTGGACTGGCCGCTCCGCCTACGGTCAACCTGTGAAGAGCCATCAGGAACTGGCGAGCTTCTACAGCAGCAACTTGCGCGAGTTGCGCAATCAACTGGGTGCCTGA
- the trpS gene encoding tryptophan--tRNA ligase — translation MSQPRVLSGVQPTGALHLGNWLGAIRNWVDLQETHDTFVCVVDLHAITVPHDPSRLAEDTRSTAALYLACGMDPKRCSVFVQSQVAAHSELCWLLNCVTPLNWLERMIQFKEKAVKQGDNVSVGLLDYPVLMAADILLYDADLVPVGEDQKQHLELARDIAQQRINARFGDKETPVLKVPKPMILKEGARVMSLTDGRSKMSKSDPNEGSRITLLDPPELITKKIKRAKTDPERGLEFGNPDRPETDNLLGLYAILSGKGREQAATECAEMGWGQFKPLLAEATVNALEPIQARYRELMQDPTELDHVLSTGREKAETVANATLERVRDALGFARPA, via the coding sequence ATGAGCCAGCCAAGGGTTCTTTCCGGGGTGCAACCGACCGGAGCACTGCACCTCGGCAATTGGCTGGGTGCCATCCGCAATTGGGTTGATCTGCAGGAGACCCACGACACCTTTGTATGTGTCGTGGATCTCCACGCCATCACCGTTCCCCATGACCCCAGCCGCTTGGCTGAGGACACCCGTTCCACAGCAGCGCTCTACTTGGCCTGTGGCATGGACCCCAAACGCTGCTCGGTGTTCGTCCAGAGCCAGGTGGCAGCCCACAGCGAACTGTGCTGGTTGCTGAATTGCGTCACGCCGCTCAACTGGCTGGAGCGGATGATTCAGTTCAAGGAGAAAGCCGTGAAGCAGGGGGACAACGTCTCCGTGGGCCTGCTGGACTACCCCGTGTTGATGGCCGCCGACATCCTTCTCTACGACGCTGACCTGGTGCCCGTTGGAGAGGATCAGAAGCAACACCTGGAGTTGGCGCGGGACATCGCCCAACAGCGCATCAATGCCCGCTTCGGCGACAAGGAGACGCCGGTGCTCAAAGTGCCCAAACCGATGATCCTCAAAGAAGGGGCACGGGTGATGAGCCTGACGGATGGTCGCAGCAAGATGAGCAAGAGCGATCCCAACGAGGGGAGTCGCATCACGCTTCTGGACCCTCCCGAGCTGATCACCAAGAAGATCAAACGCGCCAAAACCGATCCAGAACGTGGCCTCGAATTCGGCAACCCTGATCGACCAGAAACCGACAACCTGCTGGGGCTCTACGCAATCCTCAGCGGCAAGGGGCGGGAGCAGGCCGCCACTGAATGTGCCGAGATGGGTTGGGGACAGTTCAAGCCGTTGCTGGCCGAAGCCACCGTGAACGCCCTGGAGCCGATCCAGGCCCGCTACCGGGAGCTGATGCAGGACCCCACCGAGCTCGACCATGTGCTGAGCACAGGCCGCGAGAAAGCCGAAACCGTGGCCAACGCCACGCTTGAACGGGTTCGGGACGCCTTGGGCTTCGCCCGACCAGCCTGA
- a CDS encoding cation diffusion facilitator family transporter — protein sequence MVDNRQGVRRVLMVALALNISMSLLKLLVGAMSGSLAVIADGMHSATDALSSLTGLVTNKLSDPRPDRDHPYGHRKYEAVGALGIAGFILFTAIEILLRSGERLLEGLPPIRVTSQELVLLTLVLGFNLLLAGYELREGRRLNSNLLKADAQHAASDVWTTVVVLVGMAGAVWLQVSWLDVALAIPMALLLIRVCWQVLRGTLPWLVDHMAVAPEAIYAEAMTTAGVMNCHDIASRGVLGQQVFIEMHMVVDADDLTKAHRITEQVEERLDESFGPVRCTIHLEPKDYVEDGITYTGAHG from the coding sequence ATGGTCGACAACCGCCAGGGGGTGCGGAGAGTCCTCATGGTGGCCCTGGCCCTGAACATCAGCATGTCGCTGCTGAAGCTTCTGGTGGGGGCCATGAGTGGTTCCCTTGCGGTGATCGCTGATGGCATGCACAGCGCCACCGATGCGTTGTCCAGCCTCACGGGACTGGTCACCAACAAGCTTTCCGATCCACGTCCCGACAGGGATCACCCCTACGGCCACCGCAAATACGAGGCGGTGGGAGCCCTGGGTATCGCTGGTTTCATCCTGTTCACAGCCATCGAGATCCTGCTTCGTTCAGGGGAGAGGCTCCTGGAAGGCCTGCCTCCCATCCGTGTGACCAGCCAGGAGCTGGTGCTGCTCACGCTGGTGCTGGGATTCAACCTCCTGCTCGCGGGATATGAGCTGCGGGAAGGTCGGCGACTGAACAGCAACCTGCTCAAGGCAGATGCCCAACATGCGGCGAGCGACGTTTGGACCACCGTGGTGGTGCTGGTGGGCATGGCGGGGGCGGTCTGGTTGCAGGTGAGCTGGCTCGACGTTGCACTGGCCATCCCCATGGCACTGCTTTTGATTCGTGTTTGCTGGCAGGTGCTGCGCGGCACCTTGCCCTGGCTTGTGGACCACATGGCGGTTGCGCCTGAAGCCATCTATGCCGAAGCCATGACCACCGCAGGGGTGATGAACTGCCACGACATCGCCAGCCGGGGCGTTCTTGGCCAGCAGGTGTTCATCGAAATGCATATGGTTGTCGACGCAGACGACCTCACCAAGGCGCACCGGATCACCGAACAGGTGGAAGAGCGCTTGGACGAAAGCTTCGGGCCGGTGCGGTGCACCATTCATCTGGAACCCAAGGACTACGTGGAGGACGGGATCACCTACACCGGCGCCCATGGCTGA
- a CDS encoding YcjF family protein: protein MKLPASWPDLVMPPSSLLRPLALAGAGLLAGQWLISDVMHVPGGGLGLLAAGGVVIWLGRKPSQPRFTAPVSLDGWLTRCQQVLDQFAHFEQQPSADLARRAELKSVLERSGPVRMAMVALGGSQGPNEADLSSSLAGPVPLTLSLCHPLTTDVGRRCWPRGLVDQDLILFSLQAPLLASDLLWLQQVPEDQPAWLLLATEAENASTDAVSAVRDDLPPRWRERILVQEPSMQLRTALAPLRRSLKQAAVETRPRLLAELHRRWQRDLELLRRERFLQIQQRTQWVVAGSVMASPISSLDLFAVAVGNGLMIKEMGEIWGTSLQPDLLREAATQLARVALAQGVVEWTGQTLLGLAKLDGGSWLIAGSMQALSAAYLTRVVGRSMADWLAINAGVDELDLVALKQQAPLLVARAAEEERVNWNGFVQQSRDWLLNATS, encoded by the coding sequence TTGAAACTCCCGGCTTCATGGCCCGACCTGGTGATGCCACCGTCGTCGCTGCTGCGGCCGTTGGCTCTTGCTGGAGCTGGCCTGCTTGCGGGACAGTGGCTGATCAGTGATGTGATGCACGTTCCCGGCGGGGGGCTGGGGCTGCTGGCAGCTGGTGGCGTGGTGATCTGGCTTGGCCGCAAGCCAAGCCAACCTCGGTTCACTGCACCGGTCTCACTGGATGGCTGGCTGACTCGATGTCAGCAAGTGCTGGATCAGTTCGCACATTTCGAGCAGCAACCCTCTGCGGATCTGGCCCGTCGTGCTGAGCTGAAGTCGGTCTTGGAGCGCAGCGGTCCTGTGCGCATGGCGATGGTTGCCTTGGGAGGCTCCCAGGGACCGAATGAAGCAGACCTCAGCAGCTCTCTGGCTGGCCCGGTGCCGTTGACGCTGTCACTCTGCCATCCACTAACCACCGATGTCGGCAGACGTTGCTGGCCCCGCGGCCTGGTGGATCAGGACCTGATCCTGTTCAGCCTGCAGGCGCCACTGCTGGCTTCGGATCTGCTCTGGCTTCAGCAGGTGCCGGAGGATCAGCCGGCCTGGTTGCTTTTGGCGACTGAAGCTGAGAACGCATCCACCGACGCTGTCTCTGCTGTTCGGGATGACCTTCCCCCGCGCTGGCGCGAGCGAATCCTGGTTCAGGAGCCGTCGATGCAGCTGCGCACTGCCCTTGCACCGCTGCGCCGTTCGCTCAAACAGGCTGCAGTTGAGACGCGGCCGCGGCTGTTGGCGGAACTGCACCGGCGTTGGCAGCGGGACCTCGAATTGCTGCGGCGTGAACGCTTTCTGCAGATCCAGCAGCGCACCCAGTGGGTGGTGGCAGGGTCTGTGATGGCCTCCCCCATTTCCAGCCTGGATCTCTTCGCTGTCGCCGTCGGGAACGGTTTGATGATCAAGGAGATGGGAGAGATCTGGGGGACGTCACTGCAGCCCGATCTGCTGAGGGAGGCGGCGACACAGCTGGCTCGGGTGGCCCTCGCCCAGGGCGTGGTGGAGTGGACCGGTCAGACCTTGCTTGGACTGGCCAAGCTTGATGGGGGCAGCTGGCTGATCGCCGGTTCGATGCAGGCGCTCAGCGCTGCTTACCTCACCCGTGTGGTGGGCCGATCCATGGCGGATTGGCTGGCGATCAATGCTGGTGTGGATGAGCTTGATCTTGTGGCGTTGAAGCAGCAGGCACCGTTGCTCGTGGCTCGGGCTGCAGAGGAGGAGCGGGTGAACTGGAATGGCTTCGTTCAGCAATCCCGTGACTGGTTGCTTAATGCAACTTCATGA
- the psbA gene encoding photosystem II q(b) protein, translating to MSTAIRSGRQSNWEAFCQWVTDTNNRIYVGWFGVLMIPCLLAATICFTIAFIAAPPVDIDGIREPVAGSLIYGNNIISGAVVPSSNAIGLHFYPIWEAASLDEWLYNGGPYQLVCFHFLIGISAYMGRQWELSYRLGMRPWICVAYSAPLSAAMAVFLVYPFGQGSFSDGMPLGISGTFNFMLVFQAEHNILMHPFHMLGVAGVFGGSLFSAMHGSLVTSSLVRETTESESQNYGYKFGQEEETYNIVAAHGYFGRLIFQYASFNNSRSLHFFLGAWPVVGIWFTSMGVSTMAFNLNGFNFNQSILDGQGRVVNTWADMVNRAGLGMEVMHERNAHNFPLDLATVESTPVALQAPAIG from the coding sequence ATGTCCACCGCAATTCGCAGCGGACGCCAGAGCAATTGGGAAGCCTTTTGTCAGTGGGTGACCGACACCAACAACCGCATTTATGTGGGTTGGTTCGGCGTGCTGATGATTCCCTGCCTCTTGGCGGCCACCATCTGCTTCACCATTGCTTTTATCGCCGCTCCCCCGGTTGATATCGATGGCATCCGCGAGCCTGTCGCTGGCTCCCTGATCTACGGCAACAACATCATCTCTGGTGCTGTTGTTCCTTCCAGCAACGCCATCGGCCTGCACTTCTACCCCATCTGGGAAGCTGCTTCCCTCGATGAGTGGCTGTACAACGGCGGCCCTTATCAGTTGGTTTGCTTCCACTTCCTGATCGGCATTTCCGCCTACATGGGTCGTCAGTGGGAACTCTCCTACCGCCTGGGCATGCGCCCTTGGATCTGCGTCGCCTACAGCGCTCCGCTGTCTGCAGCGATGGCTGTTTTCCTGGTTTACCCCTTCGGTCAGGGTTCCTTCTCTGATGGCATGCCCCTGGGCATCTCCGGCACCTTCAACTTCATGTTGGTGTTCCAGGCCGAGCACAACATCCTGATGCACCCCTTCCACATGCTGGGCGTCGCAGGTGTTTTCGGCGGCAGCCTGTTCTCCGCCATGCACGGCTCCCTGGTGACCTCCTCCCTGGTGCGTGAAACCACCGAGAGCGAGTCCCAGAACTACGGCTACAAGTTCGGCCAAGAGGAAGAGACCTACAACATCGTGGCTGCCCACGGTTACTTCGGTCGCCTGATCTTCCAATACGCCTCCTTCAACAACAGCCGTAGCCTTCACTTCTTCCTGGGCGCCTGGCCTGTTGTCGGCATCTGGTTCACGTCCATGGGCGTGTCAACCATGGCCTTCAACCTGAACGGCTTCAACTTCAACCAGTCCATCCTTGATGGTCAGGGCCGTGTTGTGAACACCTGGGCTGACATGGTGAACCGTGCCGGCCTCGGCATGGAAGTGATGCACGAGCGCAACGCTCACAACTTCCCCCTCGACCTAGCAACTGTTGAGTCCACTCCTGTGGCTCTGCAGGCTCCTGCCATCGGTTGA
- a CDS encoding ATP-binding protein, producing MPEPRPQGHLLIGPPGSGKSTLAAILAPLLPAQVISTDALREQLWGDANVQGPWSELEPHLHGAIDRAIADGDNVLVDATHAQRDWRQRLMHRSMGGQHAQWTGWWLQTPLDQCLVWNRSRQRSVPETVIRAMHFRLSSPPDRPELSEGFTGLIRLNPAGSHLNTQIDRALKTILNPSP from the coding sequence TTGCCTGAACCACGGCCCCAGGGCCATCTGTTGATCGGCCCACCGGGCAGCGGCAAGTCCACTCTCGCGGCGATCCTCGCTCCGCTTCTCCCTGCACAAGTGATCTCCACTGACGCTCTGAGAGAGCAGCTGTGGGGGGACGCGAATGTCCAGGGCCCTTGGTCTGAATTGGAGCCCCATCTGCATGGGGCCATCGACCGCGCCATTGCTGATGGCGACAACGTGCTTGTGGATGCAACCCATGCGCAGCGGGACTGGCGCCAACGGTTGATGCACCGAAGCATGGGGGGCCAGCACGCTCAATGGACCGGCTGGTGGTTGCAGACACCATTGGATCAGTGCCTGGTCTGGAACCGCTCTCGTCAACGATCCGTTCCAGAAACCGTGATTCGTGCGATGCACTTCAGGCTGAGCAGTCCCCCTGACAGGCCCGAACTCAGCGAAGGATTCACAGGCTTGATTCGCCTCAATCCCGCCGGCTCACACCTGAACACTCAGATCGACAGGGCCCTCAAGACCATCCTTAATCCCTCGCCATGA
- a CDS encoding nuclear transport factor 2 family protein, whose protein sequence is MLHPPLDAEQIRALFTKPYGTAGPTAAQWKAVYADDVHFTDPTQERQGIDAYILAQDGLMQRCDDVFLETESVVVNGDTAFVEWRMGLKIKGIEFIYPGATRLSFNPDGKIGDHRDYFDFVGPTFAPVPVIGGLVRWLYKRFVA, encoded by the coding sequence ATGCTTCACCCCCCGCTGGACGCCGAACAGATCCGTGCCCTGTTCACTAAGCCGTACGGCACTGCTGGCCCCACAGCTGCGCAATGGAAAGCCGTCTACGCCGACGACGTGCATTTCACCGATCCAACCCAGGAACGGCAGGGGATCGACGCCTACATCCTTGCTCAGGACGGTCTGATGCAGCGCTGTGATGACGTTTTCCTGGAAACGGAGTCAGTGGTGGTCAATGGTGATACAGCCTTTGTTGAATGGCGTATGGGCCTCAAGATCAAAGGAATTGAGTTCATCTACCCGGGAGCAACCCGACTCAGCTTCAATCCAGACGGAAAGATCGGAGACCACCGCGATTACTTCGATTTTGTTGGCCCCACGTTTGCTCCGGTGCCCGTGATTGGTGGACTGGTGCGGTGGCTCTACAAACGCTTCGTTGCCTGA
- a CDS encoding DUF481 domain-containing protein, with translation MHRSLATAGLLSLCLAPGMSWAETVSLTLRNGDSLHGELVERNPNNGTTVLNHPQLGRLELTADQLKPAKPKPLWASSISAGVIGNENDGDNSLSISFSGKTRYKDDQQKLSLSGSFNSSKSKDSGEPLSIDTEKGSAELRYDKPIAANLDLFALSNYQYNGTNDSGVNTVLGNIGVAFPLLKSETTELTMSIGPSLQWSGGGITCASDTFCGNSYGGATLTADLSWKPWPSLQFGLQNQFTAVWANEVQPGNTLTAEVRYYPAENSKLFTTLRVQSIYQSMSTPELNNTITAQVGADF, from the coding sequence ATGCATCGTTCCCTCGCCACGGCTGGACTCTTGAGCCTCTGCCTGGCTCCAGGCATGAGCTGGGCCGAGACCGTCAGCTTGACCCTGCGCAACGGCGACAGCCTGCACGGGGAGTTGGTTGAGCGAAATCCAAACAACGGGACCACGGTGCTGAACCATCCCCAGCTGGGACGGTTGGAACTCACCGCAGACCAACTCAAACCAGCCAAGCCCAAGCCCCTTTGGGCCAGCTCGATCTCCGCCGGAGTGATCGGCAATGAGAATGATGGCGACAACTCCCTCTCGATCAGCTTCAGCGGAAAAACCCGCTACAAAGACGACCAACAGAAGCTGTCGTTGAGCGGCAGTTTCAATTCCAGCAAGTCGAAGGATTCAGGCGAGCCACTCTCGATCGATACAGAGAAAGGATCTGCAGAACTCCGCTACGACAAACCGATCGCAGCCAACCTCGATTTGTTTGCACTGAGCAACTACCAATACAACGGCACCAATGATTCCGGGGTGAACACCGTTCTGGGAAACATCGGTGTGGCCTTCCCATTGTTGAAGTCAGAAACAACTGAACTAACCATGTCCATCGGTCCCTCTCTGCAGTGGAGCGGGGGTGGGATCACCTGTGCCAGCGACACTTTCTGCGGCAACAGCTATGGCGGCGCAACGCTGACGGCCGATCTCAGCTGGAAACCCTGGCCTTCGCTTCAGTTCGGACTTCAAAACCAGTTCACAGCGGTCTGGGCAAATGAAGTTCAACCGGGCAATACCCTGACCGCTGAGGTGCGCTACTACCCCGCAGAGAACAGCAAGTTGTTCACAACATTGCGGGTGCAATCGATCTACCAAAGCATGAGCACGCCCGAGTTGAACAACACCATCACCGCTCAGGTGGGCGCCGACTTCTGA
- a CDS encoding sulfite exporter TauE/SafE family protein has product MQIALLGIAIGANALSALAGGGAGLVQLPALILLGLPFSMALATHKVASVALGLGATGRHWRASSLDLKRSALVLAAGLPGVFVGASMVLALPDQVATGSLGLLTLGLGLYSARKPDLGTTDQPRPLTARTVGLGSCGLFIIGILNGSLTSGTGLFVTLWLVRWFGLSYAKAVSHTLVLVGLGWNGTGALVLGLSGEIRWDWLPALVLGSLIGGFLGAHYSLVKGSRLVKQAFEILALLMGGSLLIRSL; this is encoded by the coding sequence ATGCAAATCGCCCTGCTGGGCATCGCCATAGGCGCCAATGCACTCTCAGCTTTGGCGGGAGGGGGAGCAGGACTGGTGCAACTGCCCGCCCTCATCCTTCTGGGCCTTCCTTTCTCCATGGCGCTGGCCACCCACAAAGTGGCCAGTGTGGCCCTGGGGCTGGGAGCCACGGGACGTCATTGGCGGGCCAGCAGCCTTGATCTCAAACGCTCCGCGCTGGTGTTGGCCGCCGGTCTTCCAGGGGTGTTTGTGGGGGCCAGCATGGTTCTTGCGCTTCCCGATCAAGTGGCCACCGGCAGCCTTGGGCTGCTGACCCTGGGGCTGGGGTTGTACTCGGCCCGGAAACCTGATCTGGGAACGACAGACCAGCCCCGACCCCTGACAGCCCGCACCGTCGGACTTGGCAGCTGCGGCCTCTTCATCATCGGCATCCTCAACGGCTCACTCACCTCAGGAACGGGATTATTCGTCACCCTTTGGCTGGTGCGCTGGTTCGGGCTGAGCTATGCCAAAGCCGTCTCCCACACCCTGGTTCTGGTGGGTCTGGGGTGGAATGGCACCGGGGCGCTGGTGCTGGGATTGAGCGGTGAAATCCGTTGGGACTGGCTTCCCGCTCTCGTTCTCGGATCGCTGATCGGTGGCTTTTTGGGGGCGCACTATTCCCTGGTGAAAGGAAGCCGCCTGGTCAAGCAAGCCTTCGAGATCCTGGCGCTGCTGATGGGCGGATCACTCCTGATCCGAAGCCTCTGA
- a CDS encoding CP12 domain-containing protein: protein MKTIDEHIQKDQEEFLKALSEHNEGKVRHLTEELQWLLDHKKEFPDDPHDPSPLELFCEQNPDEPECLVYDD from the coding sequence ATGAAAACGATTGACGAGCACATCCAGAAGGACCAAGAGGAGTTCCTCAAGGCTCTGTCTGAGCACAACGAAGGCAAGGTGCGTCATCTCACAGAGGAGCTGCAGTGGCTGTTGGATCACAAGAAGGAATTTCCTGATGATCCCCATGACCCCTCACCCCTTGAGCTGTTCTGCGAGCAGAACCCCGATGAGCCCGAGTGCCTGGTGTACGACGACTGA
- a CDS encoding DoxX family protein gives MIRAILTRPIAGDLGLLLLRVFTGALLIHHGYEKLANIENFADAFVRPLHLPFPILLSYVAAFSEVIGSWLLITGLLTRMGALAVAGTISVAIYHAIVTAGFNIYLLELLGLYFAAAVAVLACGPGVFSIDELIARRLEPDMQFSAAEGTDYAGGEVAVLEEAVASR, from the coding sequence GTGATTCGCGCCATCCTGACCCGCCCCATTGCTGGCGATCTCGGTTTGCTTCTGCTTCGGGTGTTCACCGGAGCGCTGCTGATTCACCACGGTTACGAGAAGCTCGCCAACATCGAGAATTTCGCCGATGCGTTCGTTCGCCCTTTGCATCTGCCCTTCCCGATCCTTCTCTCCTACGTCGCAGCTTTCTCTGAGGTGATCGGTAGCTGGTTGTTGATCACTGGGTTGCTGACCCGGATGGGAGCCTTGGCCGTCGCCGGAACGATCTCCGTCGCCATCTATCACGCCATCGTCACAGCGGGCTTCAACATTTATCTGCTTGAGCTGCTGGGTCTTTATTTCGCCGCTGCTGTCGCTGTTCTCGCCTGTGGCCCTGGTGTCTTCTCCATCGACGAGCTCATTGCCCGCCGGCTCGAACCAGACATGCAGTTCTCCGCTGCGGAAGGCACGGATTACGCCGGCGGCGAGGTTGCTGTTCTGGAAGAAGCCGTCGCCAGCCGCTGA